One Prionailurus bengalensis isolate Pbe53 chromosome D3, Fcat_Pben_1.1_paternal_pri, whole genome shotgun sequence genomic region harbors:
- the SKOR2 gene encoding LOW QUALITY PROTEIN: SKI family transcriptional corepressor 2 (The sequence of the model RefSeq protein was modified relative to this genomic sequence to represent the inferred CDS: deleted 2 bases in 1 codon) yields MASSPLPGPNDILLASPSSAFQPEALSQPRPGHANLKPNQVGQVILYGIPIVSLVIDGQERLCLAQISNTLLKNFSYNEIHNRRVALGITCVQCTPVQLEILRRAGAMPISSRRCGMITKREAERLCKSFLGENRPPKLPDNFAFDVSHECAWGCRGSFIPARYNSSRAKCIKCSYCNMYFSPNKFIFHSHRTPDAKYTQPDAANFNSWRRHLKLTDKSPQDELVFAWEDVKAMFNGGSRKRALPQPGAHPACHPLSSVKAAAVAAAAAVAGGGGLLGPHLLGAPPPPPPPPPLAELAGAPHAHHKRPRFDDDDDSLQEAAVVAAASLSAAAASLSVAAASGGAGAGGGGAGGGCVTSVGAGAGAGAAAGAKGPRSYPVIPVPSKGSFGGVLQKFPGCGGLFPHPYTFPAAAAAFGLCHKKEDAGAAAEALGGAGSAGAAPKAGLSGLFWPAGRKDAFYPPFCMFWPPRTPGGLPVPTYLQPPPQPPSALGCALGESPALLRQAFLDLAEPGGAGGSADAAPPPGQPPPVVANGPGSGPPPPAGGAGARDTLFESPPGGSGGDCSAGSTPPADPGAVSGAGAAAAGAGPAGARVPAPHHPHLLEGRKAGGGSYHHSSAFRPVGGKDDAESLAKLHGASAGAPHSAQAHHHHHHHHPHHHHHHPPQPPSPLLLLPPQPDEPGSERHHPAPPPPPPPPPPLALQPHHRGLLSPGGTSCSYPSEDSSEDEDDEEEEQEVDVEGHKPPEGEEEEEEGRDPDDDEEEDEETGILLGDPLVGGGRYLQGRGLSEKASSRDRAPAATGAFPLALNSSRLLQEDGKMGDPSGSDLPPPPPPPLASQKAGGGGGSSPGSPVHHPSLEEQPSYKDNQKTKENNQVILPTKDDSNFSDKNKDHSFFITDSDASGGDFWRERSGEHTQETNSPHSLKKDVENMGKEELQKVLFEQIDLRRRLEQEFQVLKGNTSFPVFNNFQDQMKRELAYREEMVQQLQIIPYAASLIRKEKLGAHLSKS; encoded by the exons ATGGCTTCCAGCCCGCTGCCGGGGCCCAACGACATCCTGCTGGCATCGCCGTCGAGCGCCTTCCAGCCCGAAGCGCTGAGCCAGCCGCGGCCGGGCCACGCCAACCTCAAACCCAACCAGGTGGGCCAGGTGATCCTCTACGGCATTCCCATCGTGTCATTGGTGATCGACGGGCAGGAGcgcctgtgcctggcacagatctCCAACACTCTCCTCAAGAACTTCAGCTACAACGAGATCCACAACCGTCGTGTGGCGCTGGGCATCACGTGCGTGCAGTGCACGCCGGTGCAGCTGGAGATCCTGCGGCGCGCCGGGGCCATGCCCATTTCATCGCGCCGCTGCGGCATGATCACCAAGCGTGAGGCCGAGCGCTTGTGCAAGTCGTTCCTGGGCGAAAACAGGCCGCCCAAGCTGCCCGACAACTTCGCCTTCGACGTGTCTCACGAGTGCGCCTGGGGCTGCCGCGGTAGCTTCATCCCCGCGCGCTACAACAGCTCCCGCGCCAAGTGCATCAAATGCAGCTACTGCAACATGTACTTCTCACCTAACAAGTTCATCTTCCACTCCCACCGTACGCCCGACGCCAAGTACACGCAGCCGGACGCAGCCAACTTCAACTCTTGGCGCCGTCATCTCAAGCTCACCGACAAGAGTCCCCAGGACGAGCTAGTCTTCGCCTGGGAGGACGTCAAGGCCATGTTCAACGGCGGTAGCCGAAAGCGCGCGCTGCCCCAGCCCGGCGCGCACCCCGCCTGCCACCCGCTCAGCTCGGTCAAGGCGGCCGCCGTGGCAGCGGCGGCTGCGGTGGCTGGAGGCGGGGGACTGCTGGGTCCGCACCTGCTGggggcgcccccgcccccgccgccgccgccacccctGGCCGAGCTGGCGGGCGCGCCCCACGCCCATCACAAGCGGCCGCGCTTCGACGACGACGACGACTCGTTGCAGGAGGCGGCCGTTGTGGCCGCCGCCAGTCTctcggccgccgccgccagcCTCTCTGTGGCCGCGGCCTCGGGCGGcgccggggcgggagggggcggcgCCGGGGGCGGCTGCGTGACCAGCGTTGGCGccggcgcgggcgcgggcgcggcggCTGGCGCCAAAGGCCCGCGCAGCTACCCGGTCATCCCGGTGCCCAGCAAGGGCTCGTTCGGGGGCGTGCTGCAGAAGTTTCCCGGCTGCGGGGGGCTCTTCCCGCATCCTTACACCTTCCCGGCCGCAGCCGCCGCTTTCGGCTTGTGCCATAAGAAGGAGGACGCGGGCGCTGCGGCCGAGGCCCTGGGGGGCGCGGGCAGCGCGGGCGCGGCGCCCAAGGCCGGCCTGTCCGGCCTCTTCTGGCCCGCGGGCCGCAAGGACGCTTTCTACCCGCCCTTCTGCATGTTCTGGCCTCCGCGGACCCCAGGCGGGCTTCCCGTGCCCACCTACCTGCAGCCCCCGCCCCAGCCGCCCTCGGCTCTCGGCTGCGCGCTTGGAGAAAGCCCCGCCTTGCTGCGCCAGGCCTTCCTGGACCTGGCCGAGCCCGGCGGCGCCGGTGGGAGCGCTGATGCCGCTCCCCCGCCAGGTCAGCCCCCTCCGGTCGTGGCCAACGGCCCGGGCTCCGGCCCTCCGCCTCCGGCTGGGGGCGCGGGTGCTCGCGACACTCTCTTCGAGTCGCCCCCGGGCGGCAGCGGCGGGGACTGCAGCGCGGGCTCCACGCCGCCAGCCGACCCCGGCGCCGTGTCCGGTGCAGGGGCCGCGGCCGCCGGCGCGGGCCCCGCGGGAGCCCGAGTGCCCGCACCCCACCATCCGCACCTCCTGGAGGGGCGTAAGGCAGGCGGAGGCAGCTACCACCATTCGAGCGCCTTCCGGCCGGTGGGCGGCAAGGACGACGCGGAGAGCCTGGCCAAGCTGCACGGGGCGTCAGCGGGAGCGCCACACTCGGCCCAAGcgcatcaccaccatcaccatcaccacccgcaccaccaccatcatcat cccccGCAGCCGCCGTCACCGTTGCTGCTCCTGCCCCCGCAGCCCGACGAGCCGGGTTCTGAGCGCCACCacccggccccgccgccgcccccgcccccgccgcccccgctgGCCTTGCAGCCGCACCACCGAGGCCTTCTGTCCCCCGGGGGCACCAGCTGCAGCTACCCCAGCGAGGACAGCTCCGAGGACGAGGACGACGAGGAAGAAGAGCAGGAGGTGGACGTGGAGGGCCACAAACCCCCCGAGGgcgaagaagaggaggaagaaggtcGAGACCCCGACGACGACGAGGAGGAAGACGAGGAGACGGGGATCCTGCTAGGGGACCCCTTAGTCGGGGGCGGCCGCTACCTCCAGGGCCGAGGGCTGTCAGAGAAGGCGAGCAGCCGGGACCGCGCACCGGCCGCGACGGGCGCTTTCCCACTCGCCCTGAACTCCTCCAGGCTGCTGCAGGAGGACGGGAAGATGGGCGACCCCAGCGGCTCagacctgcccccgcccccgcccccgcctctggCCTCCCAGAAAGCTGGCGGCGGCGGTGGCAGCAGCCCGGGCAGCCCGGTCCACCATCCATCACTGGAGGAGCAGCCCTCCTACAAAGAT aatcagaaaactAAGGAAAATAACCAAGTTATTTTACCTACAAAGGATGACAGCAACTTTTCag ATAAGAACAAGGATCATAGCTTTTTCATCACAGACTCTGATGCTTCCGGAGGAGATTTTTGGAGAGAAAGATCAG